One Rhea pennata isolate bPtePen1 chromosome 3, bPtePen1.pri, whole genome shotgun sequence DNA segment encodes these proteins:
- the KBTBD11 gene encoding kelch repeat and BTB domain-containing protein 11 → MEGSSAMEGSGAAVVAEESGAGHGAPPAPLAAPCGLSSSLCFSAAERGVQQPPAGADAGRVVESQWDVNSVAAEAEEEAGGGGSEAGAEAAPGPQRPPAEEPDLVIEVSGRRIRAHKAVLAAKSDYFRARASRDILRVKGVSYAALRLLIDYVYTARMGEVRHDNLAEVVSGARVLQMPCALHCAAEAMRAQLRLDNCYQLLCLAKKQRLAELREAAYRFMSDRYLEVLREPGVYGRLSGAERDLILRRRMEAGRRCLLVAEVSDAFERPGGGSRPQSRESSRPQSPSSVASLEDGGALVHCYQEASREWRVLTRLPEEANAKGCAMCVLHNYLFLAGGIAAGPAGGEPRARLSDKVFCYNPLTDTWSQVRPLGQPRSQLKLLALDGYLYAVGGECLFTVERYDPRADRWSPVAPLPKGAFAVAHEATTCNGEIYVSGGSLFYRLLKYDPKRDEWQECPYNSSRRRSADMVAFKSFIYRFDVSSSRGGEQAPGGGTGGGIEVFRYNTVAKRWSQCASLRPSTGPIQPFRCAALGNTIYCVNRTGTLRFTLAQDGEVEVDGGLKGTFDEELLKAPLDAKGILLPFVLTLPEKPDKAGDQEGPLLL, encoded by the coding sequence ATGGAGGGCAGCAGCGCCATggagggcagcggcgcggcggtgGTGGCGGAGGAGAGCGGGGCCGGGCACGGCGCCCCGCCGGCACCCCTCGCCGCCCCCTGCGGCCTCAGCTCCTCGCTGTGCTTCAGCGCTGCCGAGCGCGGGGTGCAgcagccgcccgccggggccgatGCCGGCCGCGTGGTGGAGAGCCAGTGGGATGTCAACAGTGTGGCCGCCGaggcggaggaggaggcaggTGGCGGCGGCAGCGAGGCCGGGGCggaggccgcgccgggcccgcaGCGCCCACCGGCCGAGGAGCCCGATCTGGTGATCGAGGTGTCGGGGCGGCGCATCCGGGCGCACAAGGCGGTGCTGGCGGCCAAGAGCGACTACTTCCGCGCGCGCGCCTCGCGCGACATCCTGCGCGTGAAGGGCGTGAGCTACGCGGCACTGCGCCTCCTCATCGACTACGTGTACACGGCGCGCATGGGCGAGGTGCGCCACGACAACCTGGCCGAGGTGGTGAGCGGCGCCCGCGTGCTCCAGATGCCCTGCGCCCTGCACTGCGCCGCCGAGGCCATGCGCGCCCAGCTCCGCCTCGACAACTGCTACCAGCTCCTCTGCCTGGCCAAGAAGCAGCGGCTGGCGGAGCTGCGCGAGGCTGCCTACCGCTTCATGAGCGACCGCTACCTGGAGGTGCTGCGCGAGCCTGGCGTCTACGGCCGCCTCAGCGGCGCCGAGCGCGACCTCATCCTGCGGCGCCGCATGGAGGCCGGGCGGCGTTGCCTGCTGGTGGCCGAGGTGAGCGACGCCTTCgagcggccgggcggcggcagccggccGCAGAGCCGCGAGAGCAGCCGCCCACAGAGCCCCTCCTCCGTGGCGTCGCTGGAGGACGGCGGCGCCCTGGTGCACTGCTACCAGGAGGCCAGCCGCGAGTGGCGGGTGCTGACGCGCCTGCCCGAGGAGGCCAACGCCAAGGGCTGCGCCATGTGCGTCCTCCACAACTACCTCTTCCTGGCAGGGGGCatcgcggcggggccggcgggcggcgagccTCGCGCCCGCCTCTCCGACAAGGTCTTCTGCTACAACCCCCTCACCGATACCTGGAGCCAAGTGCGCCCGCTGGGCCAGCCCCGCTCGCAGCTCAAGCTGCTGGCCTTGGATGGCTACCTGTATGCCGTGGGTGGCGAGTGCCTCTTCACCGTGGAGAGGTATGATCCACGGGCCGACCGCTGGAGCCCCGTCGCGCCCCTGCCCAAGGGCGCCTTCGCCGTGGCCCACGAAGCCACCACCTGCAACGGGGAGATCTACGTGTCGGGGGGGTCCCTCTTCTACCGCCTGCTCAAGTACGACCCCAAGCGTGACGAATGGCAGGAGTGCCCCTACAacagcagccgccgccgctctgCCGACATGGTGGCCTTCAAGAGCTTCATCTACCGCTTCGATGTGAGCAgcagccgcggcggggagcaAGCACCGGGTGGCGGGACTGGTGGTGGCATTGAGGTCTTCCGCTACAACACAGTGGCCAAGCGCTGGAGCCAGTGTGCCAGCCTGCGGCCCAGCACCGGCCCCATCCAGCCCTTCCGCTGTGCTGCCTTGGGCAACACCATTTACTGTGTCAACCGGACCGGCACTCTCCGCTTCACCCTGGCCCAGGATGGCGAGGTAGAAGTGGATGGTGGGCTCAAGGGCACCTTTGATGAGGAGCTGCTCAAAGCCCCTTTAGATGCCAAGGGCATCCTCCTCCCATTCGTGCTCACTCTACCTGAGAAGCCGGACAAAGCTGGGGACCAGGAGGGCCCACTCCTGCTGTGA